taaCCTATTTGTATAatctatatatgtttaatctATTTGTATAATCTATAAATGTATTACCTATTTGTATAacctatatatgtattaccTATTTGTGTAACCTATTTATGTAACCTAGATATGTATTACCTATTTGTGTAACCTAGATATGTATTACCTATTTGTATAACCCATATATGTATTACCTATTTGTATAACCCATATATGTATTACCTATTTGTGTAATCTATTTGTGTAACCTATTTGTGTAACctatttgtataatatatgtacaaaagtTGTTATGTACTAAGGCGAAATCCGGGTATCTTCAAACAGGCCCCTAACAAATCAAATGTGTTTGTACACATACAaactatttttatcatattgctatttttaatatccataatgttatcattttgtttttttaatttataccTTAGACTATTCTTATCATTGTAAGAACCATTTTCCATttgcattttaaaaatataaagtaaacaattattacattgaatttttttttttttttttttttttttttttatgctgAACTTATATTAGCGTGATGGgtaaaaatgagaaataataattggCTAGTTactaatacttttttttttttttttttttttttctttttaaagttttgcatattttaatatatggtTTTTTCtgtaagaaaataattaaaaattaaaatagcTTTTTATATGCTTGAGGGAAGAGAATAgaacaaatttatttaaagtaatgcttttatttaaaatactgcttttatttaaaatactgCTTTACAGATTATGCATAAAATATGGTACGACATTTTGTGAAAAGCCTGAAAtgttgaatatatatatatatatgtatagtgCAATGTTTTGTAATATTAAGCCGAGTTATTAACGTGTAATCACATTTTCTTACCTCATTTTTTTGCTAAATCATTTACTACGTATATTCTACTTGCTacatttttccttattcCACGACTAATCTCGTTTTGATATGAAGTAAAAGTCGTGCATCCtctttttacataaaaacaattaagcagaatatataaaacatatcaTTCCTATAAAGTAGCGTCCGTTAAAGAGAAACACATAcacgcacatatatatatatatatataacacgcAGAACACAGTTGCGTGATAGTGTATAAGCTATAGTACTTGATAGAAAGAACATTATGCCTTATACTAGTTTAATGTTTTCATGGGTTCTTACAACAAAGGTCCTTTTTTGTTTCGTCTGTTCATAAAAGTGTGCACAgcaatatatacatatatatatacatatatatatacatatatatatatatatatatatatatatatatatatgtatacatgtaaatatcCACGGAACTGCAACGcgcaaaatataaatatataattctgtACATCTTTCCCATTtgctgctttttttttttttttttacaaatataatttaatgtttttaagTAATATGAAAATGTGCGTACAGAAGGTtattaaggaaaaattaagtGCAGCCTTAAAACCAACATTCCTAGAGCTGATTGATAAATCATGTGGTTGTGGGACGTCATTTGATGCTGTAATAGTTTCGAACAATTTTACTGATAAAAGATTATTAGACAGACATAGACTAGTTAACGATGTTATAAAAGATGAATTACAAAACATACATGCCTTTTCAATGAAATGTCATACTCCTGCTGAATAcgacaaaataaaaagtacataaacaattactatattttttctgtattattggactaatgtaaaaaataaatgaatttcccttttatttttaaaatagtttAACACTACCTACTCGTGACGAAGTATTATTTTACACTGTAACGCATGGCTATAATAATATGCGCGTGCAGCttgtatttttaagaataaagaaaaaaacaaataaatgaatgaatgaacAGGTAatcaaatgaatatataaaaagaatgtataaataaatgaatgaacaGGTAatcaaatgaatatataaaaagaatgtataaataaatgaatgaacaGGTAATcgaatgaatataaaaaaagaatgtataaataaatgaatgaactGATAATCAAGTGAATATGTAAAAAGAATGTATAAATAAGTGAATAAATGAGTAAAATTAgcttattttgttaattattacaagtgtggaatttttaaattttagaaaaaagtataaatttataaatgcagcaatttatattttcctgtCTGCACATCAAATTCGTTATTAGcatgttttcttttatttacatttaccttgttcatattttgtacatacacacatatatatacatgtatatatatattttacttaatcACACCATACAcaatactatatttttttttttttttttttttttttttttttttgcaaaacgAAAATTCTCAAAGATACTTCACTAAATAATGAAAGAATGTAAtccttttcaaaaataattcaaatggtgcgcgttaaaaaaaaaaaaaaaaaaaaaaaaaaacctgtTCCCTTACCTcgtttatttcatttaattttattgctcaccatttaataaattgtataaatataaatgaggACATGAgagttcattttttttttttttttttttttttttttcttcttaattGTATagctattaattttttattatatttatttaaaaaggttTTTTTGCTATGTGAtacattttgttcattttttgacACATGAactgatattttttttttataataccaTTGTCTACATATAAGACCGTTGAAATatagggaaaaaaataaagtattcACTAAatctaattattttttaaaattatgattTACGCACTTATTTTTACAGTAATGATGGGAGATCAGCAGCACCAAGATGCACGGCATAATTTAGAGGGCGCAAACAACGAcgtgcatgtacatatgtatatatatctatatatttataatatatacaaatatgtatgtataaatatgtatatttacgcCTATGCAACATTTTCATAGTTGATTCCACAGGTAGAAATGTCTGTCACTTCGTagtaatggtaataataagtATTGCCCGTAGTGCAAAaatgtttacatttttactttaCTATTAACAGGACGTTCACGTgacttatataaaatgaacgAGTTGAAATTTATTTGTAGTATGCTCAAATATTCATAATGATTACACATTTTTGTGGTTTTCCATAATTTTCCTCCTTGTTTTGTACCACACTATGATATACTGTAGTATGCTACGCTATACTattctttccttttctttccattattatcatttttttcgaGTTGCAAACGTGCAcataatgtacatatacatgtgaatatgtatataatccTCGTAAGGACTATaacactatttttattattccatgaacttcttatttaatttttctttccttcACCCGCATCAAAATTAATACTATCAcgctttttccttttttgttacAAGGAAAATAAGTTAAACTGTTTAAcaggaaaattatatatattacaattttacGCCATTTTATGCCATTTTATGCCATTCTATGCAATTTTATGTCATTCTATGCAATTTCATGCCATTCTATGCAATTTCATGCAATTttatgctattttttttcctagtaattttatttattttttttttttactctaTTTCCTTGCTGTTCATATATTGTGcgttattattaaaaatattgttttactttttagtACAAAAAATTCTACAGTTCAACTGTTCATTACTCATGTGTAAAAGCGAGCGTAATTATGTGCTATCACGTTTTGATAATTCATTCATTTGTTCCTAATTATGCGttccacaaaaaaaaatagaataaataaataaaataataaggtatattaatatagtaaaattatattct
The window above is part of the Plasmodium malariae genome assembly, chromosome: 10 genome. Proteins encoded here:
- the PmUG01_10028800 gene encoding BolA-like protein, putative is translated as MCVQKVIKEKLSAALKPTFLELIDKSCGCGTSFDAVIVSNNFTDKRLLDRHRLVNDVIKDELQNIHAFSMKCHTPAEYDKIKST